The Nitrospira sp. genome has a window encoding:
- the hflK gene encoding FtsH protease activity modulator HflK, translating to MVWDPKDPWGAKHDSIDDALKQAQDQLRQMMPFQGLRSLLYLLFLVVLVWQGTFIVAPDEEGVVKRFGDVVRTAGPGPHVKVPFIETVLRPKVEKLHRIEIGFRTDRQGRVQVLPQEAQMLTDDLNIIAVEFIVQYKIKKAKDYLFRVDEIDETIEKAGEAAMREVIGKSKIDDALTTGKAQIQDHAQTLLQRILDQYEAGVQIAAVQLKDVNPPEAVAAAFKDVQSAKEDREKMINQAQGYRNDIIPKAKGEAAQVVNQAKGYAQARVARAEGEGARFLKTLKEYEQAKDIISKRLYIETMEEVLSGIDKVVLDGKVSDRMLPYLPLDRSKPPAASAATEEKKR from the coding sequence ATGGTCTGGGATCCGAAAGACCCCTGGGGGGCAAAGCATGATTCGATCGACGACGCGCTCAAGCAGGCGCAGGACCAGCTGCGCCAGATGATGCCGTTCCAGGGACTCCGCTCGTTGCTGTACCTCCTGTTTCTGGTTGTGCTCGTCTGGCAAGGTACGTTCATCGTGGCGCCGGACGAGGAAGGCGTCGTCAAGCGGTTCGGCGACGTGGTCCGCACGGCCGGCCCAGGCCCGCACGTAAAAGTGCCTTTTATTGAAACTGTCCTTCGGCCCAAGGTCGAAAAACTGCACCGGATCGAGATCGGCTTCCGTACCGACCGGCAGGGCCGTGTGCAGGTCCTCCCTCAGGAAGCGCAGATGTTGACGGATGACCTGAACATCATCGCGGTGGAGTTCATCGTCCAGTATAAGATCAAGAAAGCCAAGGACTATCTCTTCCGGGTCGATGAAATCGACGAAACAATCGAAAAGGCCGGCGAGGCGGCCATGCGGGAGGTCATCGGCAAGAGCAAGATCGACGACGCGCTGACCACTGGCAAGGCACAAATCCAGGACCACGCGCAGACGCTGCTTCAGCGCATTCTCGACCAGTATGAGGCCGGTGTACAGATCGCCGCCGTGCAGTTAAAGGACGTCAATCCTCCGGAAGCCGTGGCCGCCGCGTTCAAAGACGTCCAGAGCGCGAAGGAAGACCGCGAGAAGATGATCAACCAGGCGCAGGGCTACCGGAACGACATCATCCCCAAGGCTAAGGGTGAGGCGGCGCAAGTCGTGAACCAAGCGAAGGGGTACGCGCAGGCGCGGGTAGCGCGGGCCGAGGGTGAGGGCGCGCGGTTCCTTAAGACGCTCAAGGAATACGAGCAGGCCAAGGACATCATCAGCAAACGCCTCTACATTGAAACGATGGAAGAGGTACTGAGCGGCATCGACAAGGT